The window CTGGAAAAAGGTGAATATTTCTTCAGCAGGAATGAGACTGGTCTGGCTTCACCTTATTATTCCCTCTATTATGTAAACGGTACACCCCTTATGGATGCAAACAATTCATACATCCAGCCGGGATTTGGTGAACTTTCACCACATCCTTTTGTGTTTGTCACCGTTCCCGAGAATGGAACATTTTACCTTAGCGCTCTTGGCCGGGATAACCCTGGTAACTGGTCTGTTTCTATCTCCGCGGTTCCCCATCTCCCCTTCATGGGGCCCGGGCCTGTGATTTACCCCAGTCCGAAGTCATCCGGGAATTCGTAGCTGTAAACCCCGAATCCATTTTCCCCGGTTTTTGGGGAGTTCTTTCAGGATTCAGGATGGTGATCTTTGGCCACATTTTTCCCTGATTCTGGAGAAAGAAACCGATAAGGTATTGTTAACAGGAATCCATTGATAAATATAGGAAACAGGGATTATTATGAGCGCAATTCTCATCTCAATTTTTCTCGTTATAGCAATCGTTGCCATCGTTTACTATCTGGCAAAAAAAATCATGGTCCTTCTGGTCAACGCAGTTCTGGGGTTCATCCTGCTCTTCATTCTCAATTTCCTGCATGTCATGCAGTGGATG of the Methanomicrobiales archaeon HGW-Methanomicrobiales-1 genome contains:
- a CDS encoding sigmaK-factor processing regulatory BofA, encoding MSAILISIFLVIAIVAIVYYLAKKIMVLLVNAVLGFILLFILNFLHVMQWMGKPDLGYGLVTLLISIIGGLPGVCILVLLNILGITL